A region from the Mycolicibacterium litorale genome encodes:
- a CDS encoding PLP-dependent cysteine synthase family protein has protein sequence MTGRSPIASHSHPRAWVDNAVRLIEADARRSADTHLLRYPLPSAWGEDCGVALYLKDESTHITGSLKHRLARSLFLYGLCNGWIREGTTVIEASSGSTAVSEAYFAALLGLPFIAVMTSSTSPSKIALIESQGGRCHFVEESSQVYAEAERLAEETGGHYLDQFTNAERATDWRGNNNIAESIYHQMADEQHPIPEWIVVGAGTGGTSATIGRYIRYRRYATGLCVVDPENSAFFPSYANGDPAVVTGASSRIEGIGRPRVEPSFLPDVVDRMVAVPDGASVAAARHASRVLGRRVGPSTGTNLWGAFGLLAEMKAQGRRGSVVTLIADSGDRYADTYFCDEWLSSQGIDPSESADVLADFERSCVWR, from the coding sequence GTGACGGGGCGGTCCCCGATCGCCTCCCACAGTCATCCCCGCGCGTGGGTCGACAATGCCGTGCGGCTGATCGAGGCCGACGCCCGGCGCAGCGCCGACACCCATCTGCTGCGCTATCCGCTGCCGTCGGCGTGGGGTGAGGACTGCGGTGTCGCGCTCTACCTCAAGGACGAGTCGACGCACATCACCGGCAGCCTCAAACACCGGCTGGCGCGCTCGCTGTTCCTCTACGGCCTGTGCAACGGGTGGATCCGTGAGGGCACGACGGTCATCGAGGCCTCCAGCGGGTCGACCGCGGTGTCCGAGGCGTACTTCGCGGCACTGCTCGGGCTGCCGTTCATCGCGGTCATGACGTCCTCGACCAGTCCGTCGAAGATCGCGCTGATCGAATCCCAAGGCGGCCGTTGCCATTTCGTCGAGGAGTCGTCACAGGTGTACGCCGAGGCCGAACGGCTGGCGGAGGAGACCGGCGGGCACTACCTCGACCAGTTCACCAACGCCGAACGCGCCACGGACTGGCGGGGCAACAACAACATCGCCGAATCGATCTACCACCAGATGGCCGACGAACAACACCCGATCCCGGAGTGGATCGTGGTGGGGGCGGGCACCGGAGGGACGAGCGCGACGATCGGTCGCTACATCCGGTACCGCCGCTACGCCACGGGGCTGTGTGTCGTCGATCCGGAGAATTCGGCGTTCTTCCCGTCGTACGCCAACGGGGACCCGGCGGTCGTCACCGGCGCGTCATCGCGGATCGAGGGCATCGGCCGGCCCCGGGTGGAACCGTCGTTTCTGCCCGATGTGGTCGACCGGATGGTCGCCGTGCCCGACGGGGCGTCGGTGGCGGCGGCCCGCCACGCGAGCCGGGTCCTCGGCCGGCGGGTCGGCCCGTCGACGGGAACGAATCTGTGGGGAGCGTTCGGACTGCTGGCGGAGATGAAGGCGCAGGGGCGCCGGGGATCGGTGGTGACGCTGATCGCCGACAGCGGCGACCGCTACGCAGACACCTACTTCTGCGACGAATGGCTGAGCAGCCAGGGCATCGACCCGTCCGAGTCGGCCGACGTGTTGGCCGATTTCGAGCGGTCCTGCGTCTGGCGCTGA
- a CDS encoding CDGSH iron-sulfur domain-containing protein, which produces MTEPRTVRVVQGGPIMVEGPVRIEMPDGSVVESDRFMVAICACKRSKNYPLCDTSHRRRRRGGADAASSDQRSA; this is translated from the coding sequence GTGACCGAACCGCGCACCGTGCGGGTGGTGCAGGGCGGGCCCATCATGGTGGAGGGCCCCGTCCGCATCGAGATGCCCGACGGCAGCGTGGTGGAATCCGACCGCTTCATGGTCGCGATCTGTGCGTGCAAACGCAGTAAGAACTATCCGCTGTGCGATACGAGCCATCGTCGGCGCCGCCGTGGCGGCGCCGACGCGGCCTCCTCAGACCAGCGGTCGGCGTAG
- a CDS encoding acyl-CoA thioesterase, with protein sequence MTALEETHWPHASWIARLLDFERDGDTFLAPQVTSGPAHRLFGGLIAAQALGAAGATVDPVKRAQSLHAYFVRGGKYGIDVELQVERTRDGRSFDTRRVTAVQEGKVILEMIASFHRPEDSADWHPRRESALAFEDAVPKSPDLESVDRFEIRCRPDDTSPFAVPPFWIRTRDPIEDDPLIRACMLTYMSDLGPVPAARPAGAPDEPGAGMAASLDHSVWFHRPFDPHRWHRYEVSGVNNSDARGLAVGSLYDDGGLLIASTTQEALWRF encoded by the coding sequence ATGACCGCGCTCGAAGAGACCCACTGGCCGCACGCGAGCTGGATCGCGCGTCTGCTCGACTTCGAGCGCGACGGCGACACCTTCCTGGCACCGCAGGTGACGAGCGGTCCGGCGCACCGCCTGTTCGGCGGGCTGATCGCCGCGCAGGCACTGGGGGCGGCCGGGGCGACGGTCGATCCGGTCAAACGCGCGCAGTCGCTGCACGCCTACTTCGTGCGCGGTGGCAAGTACGGGATCGATGTGGAACTGCAGGTCGAGCGCACCCGCGACGGGCGCTCCTTCGACACCCGCCGCGTCACCGCCGTCCAGGAAGGCAAGGTCATCCTCGAGATGATCGCATCGTTCCACCGTCCCGAGGACAGCGCGGACTGGCACCCCCGGCGAGAGAGCGCCCTGGCCTTCGAGGACGCGGTGCCGAAGTCTCCGGATCTGGAGTCGGTCGACCGGTTCGAGATCCGCTGCCGCCCCGACGACACCTCCCCGTTCGCCGTTCCGCCGTTCTGGATCCGCACCCGCGACCCCATCGAGGACGATCCACTGATCCGCGCCTGCATGCTGACCTACATGTCGGACCTGGGCCCGGTACCCGCCGCGCGCCCGGCGGGCGCACCCGACGAACCGGGTGCCGGCATGGCCGCCTCGCTGGACCACTCGGTGTGGTTCCACCGGCCGTTCGACCCGCACCGGTGGCACCGCTACGAGGTCAGCGGCGTGAACAACAGCGACGCGCGCGGGCTCGCGGTGGGTTCGCTGTACGACGACGGCGGCCTGTTGATCGCCAGCACCACCCAGGAAGCGCTCTGGCGGTTCTGA
- a CDS encoding WhiB family transcriptional regulator: protein MSSIRPAVQKTVTTAPAAPPVHGAEAEARIAWVSQARCRQADPDELFVRGAAQRKAAVICRHCPVILECGADALDNRVEFGVWGGMTERQRRALLKQHPEVVSWAEFFSAQRKHRSAV, encoded by the coding sequence GTGTCAAGTATCCGGCCCGCGGTGCAGAAGACCGTTACAACCGCCCCCGCCGCGCCCCCCGTTCACGGAGCCGAGGCCGAAGCACGGATCGCCTGGGTGTCCCAGGCCCGCTGCCGACAGGCCGACCCGGACGAGCTGTTCGTCCGCGGCGCCGCGCAGCGCAAGGCCGCCGTCATCTGTCGCCACTGCCCGGTCATCCTCGAATGCGGTGCGGACGCGCTCGACAACCGCGTCGAGTTCGGGGTGTGGGGCGGCATGACCGAGCGGCAGCGCCGCGCGTTGCTCAAACAGCACCCCGAGGTCGTTTCCTGGGCCGAGTTCTTCTCCGCTCAGCGCAAACACCGCAGCGCCGTCTGA
- the ponA2 gene encoding transglycosylase/D,D-transpeptidase PonA2, whose translation MPERPPTAVTVVKLAWCCLLASVLAAALMFPVVGGIGLMSNRASDVVANGSAALVEGDVPQVSTMVDAKGNTIAWLYSQRRFEVPSEQIANTMKLAIVSIEDKRFAEHNGVDWQGTLTGLAGYLRGDTDTRGGSTLEQQYVKNYQLLVVAQTDSEKRAAIETTPARKLREIRMALTLDKTFTKPEILTRYLNLVSFGNGAFGIQDAAQTYFGVNASQLNWQQAALLAGLVQSTSTLNPYTNPDGALARRNLVLDTMIENLPNEAEALRAAKNEPLGILPVPNELPRGCIAAGDRAFFCDYALEYLARAGISKEQVAKGGYLIKTTLDPDVQASVKSAVDKFADPTTPGVASVMSVIRPGKETHPVLAMASNRTYGLNLDANETMQPQPFTLAGNGAGSVFKIFTTAAAMEMGMGINTQLQVPGSFQAKGLGSSDRPGCPAATWCVSNAGGYRGTMNVTDALATSPNTAFAKLISQVGVPRAVDMSVRLGLRSYALPGTARDYDPESNESLADFVKRQNIGSFTLGPIEVNGLELSNVAATLASGGVWCPPNPIAQVVDRHGEEVSVTTETCEQAVPEGLANTLANALSKDDTGAGTAAGAAGSVGWDLPMSGKTGTTESNRSSAFLGFTNQLAAANYIYDDSPSPGELCSFPLRQCGSGNLFGGNEPARTWFTAMKPIATNFGPVALPPTDPRYVDGGPGSQVPSVSGLTVDAARQRLRDAGFQVADQTSSVNSTSRSGTVVGTNPSGQTIPGSIVTIQVSNGIAPAPPPPAPISIPGLPGGPPAPIGQTVVEIPGLPPITVPVLGPPPPPPPP comes from the coding sequence ATGCCGGAGCGCCCGCCCACCGCCGTCACGGTCGTCAAGCTCGCCTGGTGCTGCTTGCTGGCCAGCGTGCTGGCCGCTGCCTTGATGTTCCCGGTCGTCGGCGGCATCGGCCTGATGTCGAACCGGGCCTCCGACGTCGTCGCGAACGGTTCGGCCGCGCTCGTCGAGGGTGACGTGCCGCAGGTCTCGACGATGGTCGACGCCAAGGGCAACACGATCGCGTGGCTGTACTCCCAGCGACGCTTCGAGGTGCCCAGCGAGCAGATCGCCAACACGATGAAGCTGGCGATCGTCTCCATCGAGGACAAGCGGTTTGCCGAACACAACGGCGTGGACTGGCAGGGCACGCTCACCGGATTGGCGGGATATCTGCGCGGGGACACCGACACCCGCGGTGGGTCGACGCTGGAACAGCAGTACGTCAAGAACTACCAGTTGCTGGTGGTGGCGCAGACCGACTCCGAGAAGCGGGCGGCCATCGAGACCACCCCGGCCCGCAAGCTGCGTGAGATCCGGATGGCGCTCACGCTGGACAAGACCTTCACCAAACCCGAGATCCTCACCCGCTACCTCAACCTGGTCTCGTTCGGCAACGGTGCGTTCGGCATCCAGGACGCGGCCCAGACCTATTTCGGTGTCAACGCCTCGCAGCTGAACTGGCAGCAGGCCGCGCTGCTGGCCGGTCTGGTCCAGTCGACCAGCACGCTGAACCCGTACACCAACCCCGACGGTGCGTTGGCCCGTCGCAACCTGGTGCTCGACACGATGATCGAGAACCTGCCGAACGAGGCCGAGGCGCTGCGCGCGGCCAAGAACGAGCCGCTGGGCATCCTGCCGGTCCCCAACGAGCTGCCGCGCGGGTGCATCGCCGCCGGCGACCGGGCGTTCTTCTGCGACTACGCGCTGGAGTACCTGGCGCGCGCGGGTATCAGCAAGGAACAGGTCGCCAAGGGCGGCTATCTGATCAAGACGACGCTCGACCCCGACGTCCAGGCGTCGGTGAAGTCCGCGGTCGACAAGTTCGCCGACCCGACCACCCCGGGTGTCGCGAGTGTGATGAGCGTGATCCGGCCCGGTAAGGAAACCCATCCGGTGCTGGCGATGGCGTCCAACCGCACCTACGGCCTCAACCTCGACGCGAACGAGACCATGCAGCCGCAGCCGTTCACTCTCGCGGGCAACGGCGCCGGGTCGGTGTTCAAGATCTTCACCACGGCGGCCGCCATGGAGATGGGCATGGGCATCAACACCCAGCTGCAGGTGCCCGGCTCGTTCCAGGCCAAGGGTCTGGGCAGCAGCGACCGCCCCGGGTGCCCAGCGGCGACCTGGTGTGTGAGCAACGCCGGCGGCTACCGCGGCACCATGAACGTGACCGACGCACTGGCCACCTCGCCCAACACCGCGTTCGCGAAGCTGATCTCGCAGGTCGGCGTGCCGCGCGCCGTCGACATGTCGGTCCGGCTGGGGCTGCGGTCCTACGCGCTGCCGGGGACTGCCCGCGACTACGACCCGGAGAGCAACGAGAGCCTGGCCGACTTCGTCAAACGGCAGAACATCGGCTCGTTCACGCTCGGGCCCATCGAGGTCAACGGCCTGGAGCTGTCCAATGTGGCGGCGACGCTGGCCTCCGGTGGCGTGTGGTGCCCGCCCAACCCGATCGCCCAGGTCGTCGACCGCCACGGCGAAGAGGTCTCGGTGACCACCGAGACCTGCGAGCAGGCGGTTCCCGAGGGGCTGGCCAACACGCTGGCCAACGCGCTGAGCAAGGACGACACCGGGGCCGGTACCGCGGCCGGCGCGGCCGGCTCGGTCGGCTGGGATCTGCCGATGTCCGGTAAGACGGGGACGACGGAGTCCAACCGCTCCTCGGCGTTCCTCGGGTTCACCAACCAGCTGGCGGCCGCGAACTACATCTACGACGACTCCCCGTCGCCCGGCGAACTCTGCTCGTTCCCGCTGCGCCAGTGCGGGTCGGGCAACCTGTTCGGCGGTAACGAGCCGGCCCGCACCTGGTTCACGGCGATGAAGCCGATCGCCACCAACTTCGGTCCGGTCGCGCTGCCGCCCACCGATCCGCGCTACGTCGACGGCGGTCCGGGCTCGCAGGTGCCGAGCGTGTCGGGCCTGACCGTGGACGCCGCCCGTCAGCGCCTGCGCGACGCCGGGTTCCAGGTCGCCGACCAGACCAGCTCGGTCAACAGCACGTCGCGGTCGGGCACGGTCGTCGGCACCAACCCCAGCGGGCAGACCATCCCCGGCTCGATCGTCACGATCCAGGTGAGCAACGGCATCGCGCCGGCACCACCGCCGCCGGCGCCGATCAGCATCCCGGGTCTGCCGGGCGGACCCCCGGCCCCGATCGGGCAGACGGTCGTCGAGATCCCGGGTCTGCCGCCGATCACCGTGCCGGTGCTCGGGCCGCCGCCACCGCCGCCGCCACCGTGA
- a CDS encoding TetR/AcrR family transcriptional regulator gives MSTVDEPDPPRRPYGGQSAEARRRQRRERLIDAALDAMARDEWRSATVDRLCAAAGLNKRYFYESFANLDAVAGAVVDEIAEDVRAATVRAADAAAAESLETQAFAGVGAAVRALVDDPRRARVLLGGVAASPELHDHRARAMRRLTDVLIDQGRTVHGVELEADPLARVAPAFIVGGTADAILAFVRGRTGLTVDEFIAALATLWLITGNGSAEIARARTP, from the coding sequence ATGTCAACGGTCGACGAGCCCGATCCGCCCCGGCGGCCGTACGGCGGGCAATCCGCCGAAGCCCGCCGCCGGCAGCGCAGGGAACGCCTGATCGACGCCGCCCTCGACGCGATGGCACGCGACGAATGGCGCAGCGCGACGGTCGATCGGCTGTGCGCCGCGGCGGGTCTGAACAAGCGCTACTTCTACGAGAGCTTCGCGAATCTGGACGCTGTGGCCGGCGCCGTCGTCGACGAGATCGCCGAGGACGTGCGCGCCGCAACCGTCCGGGCGGCGGACGCCGCCGCGGCCGAATCGCTGGAGACGCAGGCGTTCGCCGGGGTCGGTGCGGCGGTACGCGCGCTGGTCGACGACCCGCGGCGCGCCCGCGTCCTGCTCGGTGGCGTCGCGGCCTCCCCTGAGCTGCACGACCACCGAGCCAGGGCCATGCGCCGCCTGACCGACGTGCTGATCGACCAGGGCCGTACCGTGCACGGCGTCGAACTCGAAGCCGACCCGCTGGCGCGAGTCGCACCGGCGTTCATCGTCGGCGGCACCGCCGACGCCATCCTGGCGTTCGTCCGCGGGCGAACCGGCCTGACCGTCGACGAGTTCATCGCAGCGCTCGCCACGCTCTGGCTCATCACCGGCAACGGCTCGGCGGAGATCGCCCGTGCCCGGACGCCGTAG
- a CDS encoding iron-containing redox enzyme family protein produces MTEPMLPDARGPLSLAVVNTLTERAPRNHLSRIEASLGDSDPYGIDLQLALYVCYELHYRGFAGVDPNWEWNPGLLHLRGQMEQSFLAAVRRDVGEIGPDDTAAEEMAALAIEPVDGEGPSYYLRDKGSWEQMREYFVHRSLYHLKEGDPHAFAIPRLIGQAKASFVAVEFDEFGGGRGPQLHQQLFADLMVAADLDATYLGYINDVPAEALAAVNLMSMFGLHRSLRGAAVGHFASTEITSSPGSRRLVEALERMGAPDTCAAFFREHVEADAVHEQVVRTDVVGDLVAREPQLDADVIFGIRAHALVEDRLADHLMACWTAGETSLRRPLV; encoded by the coding sequence ATGACTGAACCGATGTTGCCCGACGCCCGTGGCCCGCTTTCGCTGGCCGTGGTGAACACCCTCACCGAACGCGCCCCGCGCAACCACCTGTCCCGCATCGAGGCGTCGCTCGGCGATTCCGACCCGTACGGCATCGATCTGCAGTTGGCGCTCTACGTCTGCTACGAACTGCACTACCGCGGCTTCGCCGGTGTCGACCCGAACTGGGAATGGAACCCGGGACTGCTGCACCTGCGCGGACAGATGGAGCAGTCGTTCCTCGCCGCGGTGCGCCGCGACGTCGGGGAGATCGGCCCGGACGACACCGCCGCCGAGGAGATGGCGGCCCTCGCGATCGAACCCGTCGACGGTGAAGGCCCGTCGTACTACCTGCGCGACAAGGGCAGCTGGGAGCAGATGCGGGAGTACTTCGTGCACCGGTCGCTCTACCACCTCAAGGAAGGCGACCCGCACGCGTTTGCGATCCCCCGGCTGATCGGACAGGCCAAGGCCTCGTTCGTCGCCGTGGAGTTCGACGAATTCGGCGGGGGCCGCGGACCGCAGCTGCACCAACAGCTGTTCGCCGATCTGATGGTGGCCGCCGACCTCGACGCGACCTACCTGGGTTACATCAACGATGTGCCCGCAGAGGCGCTGGCCGCGGTGAACCTGATGTCGATGTTCGGTCTGCACCGCTCGTTGCGCGGCGCGGCCGTCGGCCATTTCGCCTCCACCGAGATCACCTCGTCACCGGGATCGCGCAGGCTGGTCGAGGCGCTGGAGCGGATGGGCGCACCGGACACCTGCGCGGCGTTCTTCCGCGAACACGTCGAAGCCGACGCCGTCCACGAACAGGTGGTGCGCACCGACGTGGTGGGCGATCTGGTGGCGCGGGAGCCGCAGCTCGACGCCGACGTCATCTTCGGCATCCGGGCCCACGCGCTGGTGGAGGACCGGTTGGCCGATCACCTGATGGCGTGCTGGACAGCCGGCGAGACGTCGCTACGCCGACCGCTGGTCTGA
- a CDS encoding cytochrome P450 → MTSLTAQLTSPANTHRLHALGAAVTAHFPSREEPLAPPPPGSNLSPVLGNYGLPFIGHTLSALAEPLDFARRRYDRYGPVSWAGGVGFRVVALMGPDALEAAWINRDKVFSSTRGWAPVIGPFFHRGIMLLDFEEHRDHRRIMQQAFTRSALEGYLELMRPGIDRTLATWPAGEGFPFYPAIKHLLLEQAAEVFVGTRLGPESDRLSRHFHDTVRGGQALLRADVPGGVWARGLRARERLERYFHAQIPARQRGDGVDLFSMLCRSEDDDGARFTATDIVNHMIFLLMAAHDTTAIALSMLTYELGRNPKWQNALREEALTLPNDAPTLLDLDAYPLLDAAFKETLRMYAPAGTLFRQTTRDTEILGHFVPRKALVAVNVHASMRLADWWPEPDTFDPRRFLDRADARAAVSRYVFAPFGGGAHKCIGQQFADMTVKATMHQMLRRFEWRVPAGYRVPLTWGTGPMPADDLPITLRVRGPVADSNARRP, encoded by the coding sequence ATGACATCTCTGACCGCGCAGCTCACCTCGCCCGCGAACACCCACCGGCTGCACGCGCTCGGCGCGGCCGTCACCGCGCACTTCCCGAGCAGGGAAGAGCCGCTGGCCCCGCCGCCACCCGGGTCGAACCTCTCACCGGTGCTGGGGAACTACGGTCTGCCGTTCATCGGCCACACCTTGAGCGCACTCGCCGAACCCCTGGACTTCGCCCGGCGCCGGTACGACCGGTACGGCCCGGTGTCATGGGCCGGCGGCGTCGGATTCCGCGTGGTCGCCCTGATGGGGCCCGACGCCTTGGAGGCCGCCTGGATCAACCGGGACAAGGTCTTCTCCAGCACCCGCGGTTGGGCGCCCGTCATCGGGCCGTTCTTCCACCGCGGGATCATGCTGCTGGACTTCGAAGAACACCGCGACCACCGCCGGATCATGCAGCAGGCCTTCACGCGTAGCGCACTCGAGGGCTATCTCGAACTGATGCGCCCCGGTATCGACCGCACACTGGCGACATGGCCGGCCGGGGAGGGCTTCCCGTTCTACCCCGCCATCAAGCACCTGCTCCTCGAACAGGCCGCCGAGGTGTTCGTCGGCACCCGCCTCGGCCCCGAGTCCGATCGACTGTCGAGGCACTTCCACGACACCGTGCGCGGCGGGCAGGCGCTGCTGCGCGCGGATGTGCCCGGCGGCGTGTGGGCCAGAGGCCTGCGCGCACGGGAGCGGCTCGAACGCTACTTCCACGCCCAGATCCCTGCCCGCCAACGGGGCGACGGCGTCGACCTGTTCTCGATGCTGTGTCGCAGCGAGGACGACGACGGAGCACGCTTCACGGCGACCGACATCGTCAACCACATGATCTTCCTGCTGATGGCCGCGCACGACACCACCGCCATCGCGTTGTCGATGCTCACCTACGAGTTGGGCCGAAACCCGAAGTGGCAGAACGCTCTTCGAGAGGAAGCGCTCACCCTGCCCAACGACGCACCGACCCTGCTCGACCTGGACGCGTACCCGCTGCTCGATGCGGCGTTCAAGGAGACGCTGCGGATGTATGCGCCGGCGGGCACGCTGTTCCGCCAGACCACGCGCGACACCGAGATCCTCGGCCACTTCGTGCCCCGTAAGGCCCTGGTGGCCGTCAACGTGCACGCCTCCATGCGGCTCGCCGACTGGTGGCCCGAGCCCGACACGTTCGACCCCCGGCGGTTCCTCGACCGCGCCGACGCCAGGGCGGCGGTGAGCCGCTACGTGTTCGCGCCGTTCGGCGGTGGGGCGCACAAGTGCATCGGCCAGCAGTTCGCCGATATGACGGTCAAGGCCACCATGCACCAGATGCTCAGACGCTTCGAGTGGCGCGTGCCTGCGGGCTACCGGGTCCCGCTGACCTGGGGAACCGGGCCGATGCCCGCCGACGACCTGCCGATCACCCTGCGCGTGCGCGGACCGGTTGCCGACTCGAACGCGAGAAGGCCCTGA
- a CDS encoding phosphodiesterase: MPCIAIVKPAHAVCAAVRAGTRRGVNVSDLLALPVEVGAAVRQRRLFHPAGVLARGRIERIAPPGQGLPIEDGDVIGRVSKAVGLPGSVPDVAGLAWRMTIDDRPWDVLLATTALNRFLLLPTTSWDNTTYSSLMPLRYQGGVWWLRARLTTKLDRPGLSLDSITDRLGRGDLEYSVEQAAGTGQFGPLARLTLSEVIPPDHDLSFDPTLNTAPGVALTPGWLTDFRRAAYRRSREGRDAE, encoded by the coding sequence ATGCCCTGTATCGCGATTGTTAAACCAGCACATGCCGTTTGCGCCGCTGTTAGGGCGGGCACCCGACGGGGCGTGAATGTCTCAGATCTCCTCGCGCTCCCGGTCGAAGTCGGCGCCGCGGTGCGCCAGCGCAGGCTGTTCCACCCCGCCGGGGTGCTGGCGCGTGGCCGCATCGAGCGGATCGCTCCACCGGGCCAGGGTCTGCCGATCGAGGACGGTGACGTCATCGGCCGGGTGTCGAAGGCGGTCGGGCTGCCGGGGTCGGTGCCGGACGTCGCCGGTCTGGCCTGGCGGATGACGATCGACGACCGCCCGTGGGACGTGCTGCTCGCGACCACCGCGCTCAACCGGTTCCTGCTGCTGCCCACCACGTCGTGGGACAACACCACCTACTCCAGCCTGATGCCGCTGCGCTACCAAGGCGGTGTGTGGTGGTTGCGCGCTCGGCTCACGACGAAACTCGACCGCCCGGGCCTGTCGCTGGACAGCATCACCGACCGGCTGGGACGGGGCGACCTCGAGTACAGCGTCGAGCAAGCCGCGGGCACAGGCCAGTTCGGGCCGCTGGCGCGGCTGACCCTGTCCGAGGTGATCCCGCCCGACCACGATCTGTCGTTCGATCCCACCCTCAACACCGCGCCCGGGGTGGCGCTGACACCAGGCTGGCTGACGGACTTCCGCCGAGCGGCCTACCGTCGCAGCCGCGAGGGCCGCGACGCGGAGTAG
- a CDS encoding metallophosphoesterase, whose translation MAAALPRPTVSTSITLLKNTAAVSAGSLVAGIGYASLIERNAFTLREVTMPVLTPGSSPLRVLHISDLHMRPGQRRKQAWLRDLARLEPDLVVNTGDNLAHPKAVPAVVQALSDLLSVPGVFVFGSNDYFAPQLKNPLNYLTNPGHRVHGQPLPWQDLRAAFTERGWLDMTHTRRELDVAGLRIALAGVDDPHLKRDRYDTIAGAATPTANLSLGLTHSPEPRVLDRFAADGYQLVMAGHTHGGQLCLPFYGAIVTNCELDRSRAKGASRWGADMALHVSAGLGTSPFAPVRFCCRPEATLLTLVAAPTGGRDADVQAGQSPSAVSAR comes from the coding sequence ATGGCTGCTGCTCTGCCACGACCGACGGTTTCGACGTCGATCACGCTGCTGAAGAACACCGCCGCGGTGAGCGCCGGCTCGCTGGTCGCGGGTATCGGCTATGCGTCGCTCATCGAGCGCAACGCGTTCACGCTGCGCGAGGTGACCATGCCGGTGCTGACGCCCGGGTCGAGCCCGCTGCGTGTGCTGCACATCAGCGACCTGCACATGCGCCCCGGCCAGCGCCGCAAGCAGGCCTGGCTGCGCGACCTGGCGCGGCTGGAGCCGGACCTGGTGGTCAACACCGGCGACAACCTCGCACATCCGAAAGCGGTGCCCGCCGTCGTGCAGGCACTGTCGGACTTGCTGTCGGTGCCCGGTGTGTTCGTGTTCGGCAGCAACGACTACTTCGCACCGCAGCTGAAGAACCCGCTGAACTACCTCACCAACCCGGGCCACCGGGTGCACGGTCAGCCGCTGCCGTGGCAGGACCTGCGGGCCGCGTTCACCGAACGCGGTTGGCTGGACATGACCCACACGCGTCGTGAACTCGACGTCGCGGGTCTGCGCATCGCGCTGGCGGGCGTCGACGATCCGCACCTCAAACGCGACCGCTACGACACGATCGCCGGGGCGGCGACGCCGACCGCGAATCTGTCGCTGGGGCTGACGCATTCGCCCGAGCCGCGGGTGCTCGACCGGTTCGCCGCCGACGGCTACCAGCTGGTGATGGCCGGCCACACCCACGGCGGACAGCTGTGCCTGCCGTTCTACGGGGCGATCGTCACCAACTGCGAGCTCGACCGGTCACGCGCCAAGGGCGCGTCGCGGTGGGGTGCCGATATGGCGCTGCACGTGTCGGCGGGGCTCGGGACGTCGCCCTTCGCGCCGGTGCGGTTCTGCTGCCGCCCGGAGGCCACACTGCTGACGCTGGTGGCGGCGCCGACCGGGGGCCGGGACGCCGACGTGCAGGCCGGGCAGTCGCCGTCGGCCGTGTCGGCGCGGTGA
- a CDS encoding HemK2/MTQ2 family protein methyltransferase codes for MTTAYTDERDSVVAAEGVYAPQEDSQLLIDIMEKTGLAVGRRVADLCTGSGVVAVNAAQQGASSVTAFDICPRAVRCARGNAVSADAAVDVHLGSWARAVEFAPFDLVTCNPPYVPHDPEAERTPVPSTVGPARAWDAGYDGRLVLDPLCAAMPDLLADGGSLLLVQSEFADPRRTLAALSSAGLDAEVIAWQWIPFGPVLTARAEWLEETGRLDPGRREEELLVIRADKP; via the coding sequence GTGACGACTGCATACACCGACGAGCGCGACAGCGTGGTCGCGGCGGAAGGCGTGTACGCCCCGCAGGAAGATTCGCAACTGCTGATCGACATCATGGAGAAGACGGGTCTGGCCGTCGGGCGCCGGGTCGCCGACCTGTGCACCGGCAGCGGAGTGGTGGCGGTCAACGCCGCCCAGCAGGGTGCGTCGTCGGTGACCGCTTTCGACATCTGCCCGCGCGCGGTGCGGTGTGCCCGCGGCAACGCGGTGAGCGCGGATGCCGCGGTCGACGTCCACCTGGGGTCGTGGGCGCGCGCGGTCGAGTTCGCCCCCTTCGATCTGGTGACGTGCAACCCGCCGTACGTACCGCACGATCCCGAGGCCGAGCGCACACCGGTGCCGTCGACTGTCGGCCCGGCGCGTGCGTGGGACGCCGGCTACGACGGCCGCCTGGTCCTGGACCCCCTGTGCGCGGCCATGCCCGATCTGCTGGCCGATGGCGGCAGTCTGCTGCTCGTGCAGTCCGAGTTCGCCGATCCGCGCCGTACGCTGGCCGCGCTGTCGAGCGCCGGCCTGGACGCCGAAGTCATTGCCTGGCAGTGGATCCCGTTCGGACCGGTGCTGACCGCACGTGCCGAGTGGCTGGAAGAGACGGGCCGTCTGGATCCGGGCCGGCGTGAGGAAGAACTGCTGGTCATCCGGGCGGACAAACCGTGA